The Falco cherrug isolate bFalChe1 chromosome 18, bFalChe1.pri, whole genome shotgun sequence sequence CACCTGGGTGCTATGGGACCAGGGGCACGGCAGGGACCCCCACCCTGGGGTGAGACGAAGGGGCTGCTCGGTGGCCAGGGCGGGCAGGGCTCCAGCTCACCCACACCTGGGGGGTCTCATTGCCCTTGAGGGGCTGTTGCCATTTAAGGTGGAAAGGGCCAGGGTGCTAATTGGGTGGGTGGGCAAGTGGGTGGGGGCTCCTCTGCCTCTAAAAGCTGCTCaggtggtgggtgctgctggtgcttggTGGCTGCTGGTGCTTGGTTTGGTGTTGTGGGGTGagctggttttgggttttttttggtttggtgggggtttttttttggtttgttttttttttagtgctgtgTTGCTCTTGTGGACAAagtgatgggggggggggggggagctggggagacCCCTCCCAGGgggtccctgcagagcagcgcTGTGTGTTTCCCCAGGCTGAGGGATCCCTGAGCCATGTCCCTTACGGACAGCGCTGATGCTGACAGCAGATCTGAGAAACCCGTGTCCCTGATCTGGGGTAAGTGCCCGGTCCCCCCAGCGGGTTCCCTAgggggctgcccccccgccccctccccccggggTAGCCCCGCACCGACACCCCCCACCCGCAGGGTGTGAGCTGAGCAGCAAGCAGGACTCCTACACCTTCCAAGGGCCGGAGGAATGGCGGTGCGAGCAGCAACTGGCCCTGCGGACGGTAGGTGGTCCCtgtcccaccccccaccccccccggcaGTCCTGCCTGAGGGCTGTTTGGGTGCCGTGGGGGTCACGAGGGGGGGGATGTTCTTCTCAATCCCCAAAGATCTGCCTGGGGGAGATGGCAGAGGATGAGTTCCACGTGGTGGAGATCGTGCCAGCAGAGGAGGGGGATGCTCATGCCCCGGTGCCTGTTTGCACGCTGAAGCCATCCGTGCTGCCCATGGTGAGTGCCCAGGGTAGGGGCCCCGCtgccggggtgggggtggggggctgctgctggtgggtgctgCCACCCTCCTCTCTTCCAGGCCACAATGGTGGGAGTGGAGCTGACACCTCCGGTCACCTTCCACCTGAGAGCTGGCTCCG is a genomic window containing:
- the NPM2 gene encoding nucleoplasmin-2 isoform X2 yields the protein MSLTDSADADSRSEKPVSLIWGCELSSKQDSYTFQGPEEWRCEQQLALRTICLGEMAEDEFHVVEIVPAEEGDAHAPVPVCTLKPSVLPMATMVGVELTPPVTFHLRAGSGPVYISGQHVSMVPNLTWDEEEEGEEEDSGEEEPPESPEKPPKGQAAKKGNAAKRRLEKEDELNSISPEDPLPSKGRGASRGRKAAAKK
- the NPM2 gene encoding nucleoplasmin-2 isoform X1, with the translated sequence MSLTDSADADSRSEKPVSLIWGCELSSKQDSYTFQGPEEWRCEQQLALRTICLGEMAEDEFHVVEIVPAEEGDAHAPVPVCTLKPSVLPMATMVGVELTPPVTFHLRAGSGPVYISGQHVSMVPNLTWDEEEEGEEEDSGEEEPPESPEKPPKGQAAKKGNAAKKRRLEKEDELNSISPEDPLPSKGRGASRGRKAAAKK